Below is a genomic region from Polyangiaceae bacterium.
CTACGATCGTGAGAAGCTCCAGGAGCGTCTCGCCAAACTCGCTGGTGGCGTTGCCGTCGTGCGTGTCGGTGCAGCGACGGAAGTCGAGATGAAGGAGAAGAAGGCGCGCGTCGAAGACGCTCTGCATGCGACTCGTGCGGCCGTCGAAGAAGGCATCGTCGTCGGTGGCGGCGTTGCCATGCTCCGAGCTTCGAAGGCGCTCGACAGCCTCAAGTTCGGTGACGAGCGCGACGTGGGTGTGCGCATCGTTCGCAAGGCCTGCGAAGCGCCGCTGCGCAACATCGCGATGAACGCCGGTGTCGATGGAACCGTGGTCGTCGAGAAGGTGCGCGCAGGCCAAGGCACGTTCGGCTACAACGCTGCAACCGACACGTACGAGGATCTGTTTGCCGCGGGTGTCATCGATCCGGCCAAGGTCGTGCACCACGCGCTCGCGAATGCGTCGAGCGTTGCGGCTCTCATGCTCACCACCGAAGCCTTGATCGCGGAAAAGCCGAAGAAGGAAGAGGCTGCTCCCAAGGGCGGTGGCGGCGGCATGGGTGGCATGGGCGGAATGGGCGGAATGGGCGGCATGGGCGACTTCGACATGGGCTGAGTTTCGTCGTTCCCGCCGTCTTGGTCGTGAGCCCCCTGGCGTCTTTGGTGCCGGGGGGTTCTTTTTTGTCCGATCGCACCGTCCGAAAACGACCGCTTTTTGGCCACTCGCCGCGCATGGAAGTAAACTCGTGTCCATGTCGGATCCCCTCTTCTCCCGGTTTGGTCGCGAGTTCTCGGCCGGGGACGTGCTGTTTCGCGAGGGCGATCCTGGCGATCACATGTACGTCATTCAAAGCGGCGCCATTCGAATCACGAAGAACGTTGCCGGTGTCGATCGAGTCATCGCTATTCTCGGGCCCGGTGAATTTCTCGGTGAGCTGGCGATCTTGAATGACAAACCACGCGTCGCTACGGCTACGGTCGTGTCCGATGCAAGGTGTCTCGTCATCGAAGCCAAGACGCTCGAGTCGATGGTGACGCGCAGCGCAGAGATCGCGATGCGCCTCATCAAGAAGCTCGCCAAGCGCATCGATGCGGCCGACGCGCTCATCGAATTGCTCATGCATCGCGATCCGAAGGCTCGCATCATGCTTGCGCTTGCGCGTCACGCCGATGCGTTTGGAGAGCCAACCGAAGGTGGGATCAAGATTCGTACGAGCTCGGAGGAGCTTGCCCGCGATGTTGGCGTCGAAGCTGCTGTGGCGGTCGAAGTGATGACTCGTCTGCGCAGGCTACGTCTTGCGAACGAAGTAGCCGACGGCATCCTCGTTGCCGATGTGGGGCGACTGCAGGACTTCGTCGAATTTCTTGAAATGCCGCATAACATCGGCGGGGAAGGCTGACGACGTGGACTTGCGCGTCATAGGTTGCCACGGCGGCGAAACTCCTCGACATCGTACGAGCGCGTTCATTCTCGACGAACGTCTCGCCATCG
It encodes:
- a CDS encoding Crp/Fnr family transcriptional regulator; its protein translation is MSDPLFSRFGREFSAGDVLFREGDPGDHMYVIQSGAIRITKNVAGVDRVIAILGPGEFLGELAILNDKPRVATATVVSDARCLVIEAKTLESMVTRSAEIAMRLIKKLAKRIDAADALIELLMHRDPKARIMLALARHADAFGEPTEGGIKIRTSSEELARDVGVEAAVAVEVMTRLRRLRLANEVADGILVADVGRLQDFVEFLEMPHNIGGEG